In Sporosarcina sp. PTS2304, a genomic segment contains:
- a CDS encoding disulfide oxidoreductase, with product MNKRQENLLLFIWAVALIAALGSLYYSEIKGYIPCTMCWYQRIFMYPIVLIGIIALVQKNAKIAVTTAAFSLIGGCIALYHYGIQKLPALQESAPACGGVSCTGQYVNYLGFITIPFLAFVAFAFIFIASLVLLKDTKE from the coding sequence ATGAATAAAAGACAAGAAAATTTGCTTCTTTTCATTTGGGCCGTTGCCCTGATCGCCGCACTCGGCTCACTCTATTATTCAGAAATTAAAGGATACATACCGTGTACGATGTGTTGGTATCAGCGTATTTTCATGTATCCGATTGTCTTAATCGGAATCATTGCATTGGTTCAAAAAAATGCTAAAATTGCTGTAACAACTGCTGCATTCTCTCTCATTGGAGGCTGTATTGCGTTGTATCATTACGGCATTCAAAAACTACCTGCTTTACAAGAAAGTGCACCTGCTTGCGGTGGTGTTTCGTGTACTGGTCAATACGTGAATTATTTAGGCTTTATAACGATTCCTTTTCTCGCTTTTGTAGCGTTTGCTTTCATTTTCATCGCAAGTCTCGTACTGTTAAAAGATACAAAGGAGTGA
- a CDS encoding thioredoxin family protein: MKKLLAIGGVIVVIFILIVVLNNKSNETKLSDNPYGTEDLQQSTIDLIGNDNYKNIAQPEEIFKKIESGEPTTVYYFSPDCQYCMEMTPRLMPIAEQRNIHIYQYNMLEFQSQLKPEYDVTGWPALVHYKDGQEQGRIVGAHPNDQIEAFFNEFESE, from the coding sequence TTGAAAAAATTACTAGCTATTGGTGGAGTTATTGTTGTGATCTTTATTTTGATCGTCGTTCTCAATAATAAATCCAATGAAACAAAGCTTTCCGACAATCCATATGGGACGGAAGATTTACAGCAGTCCACTATTGATTTAATAGGAAACGACAACTACAAAAACATTGCACAACCCGAAGAGATTTTCAAAAAGATTGAAAGCGGCGAGCCGACGACTGTCTATTACTTTAGTCCAGACTGTCAATATTGTATGGAAATGACACCGCGTCTGATGCCAATTGCGGAACAGCGGAATATACATATTTATCAATACAATATGCTGGAATTCCAAAGTCAGTTGAAACCAGAATATGATGTAACCGGCTGGCCGGCATTGGTTCACTATAAAGATGGTCAAGAACAAGGACGTATCGTTGGAGCACACCCGAATGATCAGATCGAAGCGTTTTTCAATGAATTCGAAAGCGAATGA
- a CDS encoding RluA family pseudouridine synthase, translating to MTSFHYTTNTPGETVENLLRERWQGGKKTVHQMRMDKSVTDVDGQPVEWKEPLPEGTTLTFSFLNAQSSYRPETLTKLRVIWEDEHALAVYKPAGVSVHPEVAPGTSTLMNEVMGYIATNGGTYAEHVHRLDQHTAGLLLIAKHPIAKTMLDRMFEQNRIDRFYTAELEGRLLKPRGTINMPIGKDRYHATRRRVSPSGQSAVTHFKVLDRLANSTVVEAQLETGRTHQLRVHFSHLGHPVVGDQLYGSQTIARGPYQLVASKIAFEHPITGESIVLEAE from the coding sequence ATGACGAGTTTTCACTACACAACGAACACGCCTGGCGAAACAGTTGAAAATCTGCTAAGAGAACGATGGCAAGGCGGTAAAAAAACAGTTCATCAAATGCGCATGGATAAAAGCGTAACAGACGTAGACGGACAACCTGTTGAATGGAAAGAACCTTTACCTGAAGGAACGACACTAACATTTAGCTTTTTAAATGCACAATCGTCTTATCGACCTGAAACGCTAACAAAGCTGCGTGTCATTTGGGAAGATGAACATGCCCTTGCTGTTTATAAACCAGCCGGTGTTTCTGTACATCCTGAAGTCGCGCCAGGCACTAGTACATTGATGAACGAAGTAATGGGATACATCGCTACAAATGGCGGAACGTATGCTGAACACGTACATCGTTTAGATCAGCATACAGCGGGATTATTACTTATTGCTAAGCATCCCATTGCAAAAACGATGCTTGATCGAATGTTTGAACAAAATCGCATCGACCGGTTCTACACTGCTGAACTTGAAGGCAGATTGTTAAAACCGCGTGGAACAATTAATATGCCTATCGGAAAAGATCGCTACCACGCGACTAGACGTCGAGTATCTCCATCGGGTCAATCAGCTGTGACGCATTTTAAAGTACTCGACCGTCTGGCAAATTCCACAGTAGTTGAAGCACAGCTTGAGACGGGGCGCACCCATCAACTGCGTGTACACTTCTCGCATTTAGGACATCCGGTTGTCGGTGACCAACTTTACGGCAGTCAAACTATTGCCAGAGGTCCTTATCAATTAGTGGCGTCTAAAATAGCATTCGAACATCCGATTACAGGTGAATCGATCGTATTAGAAGCTGAATAA
- a CDS encoding methyl-accepting chemotaxis protein, with translation MGLFRRKAEPQVLVETHMSSNIQENEQIEQQQRYKEVETQLTAAVVQHEKVNAQHNVLGEAVSEIENSFNQIQLLSEQNTNASNELNRNGSSLKEKSLYMVKEAENGATDVRHTAKVMNDLGEHMDLSEESMLQLSERSVEIQSIVGVIENIAAQTNLLALNASIEAARAGEYGKGFSVVAQEVRKLAESTSSSTKDIQALTNALKEEILHAIEATKKSSKLIEEGVAVSLQTASKIDHILKTVQDSQLEITSMEQMIAEQNELSAQMQNELKKANVLFSSAHELILEHIEDAKEVDKRLENGIKQLLVR, from the coding sequence ATGGGACTGTTCCGACGAAAAGCAGAACCTCAAGTACTTGTAGAAACTCATATGTCTTCGAATATTCAAGAAAATGAACAAATAGAGCAACAGCAGCGTTATAAAGAAGTAGAGACACAATTGACGGCTGCTGTCGTTCAGCATGAGAAAGTAAATGCCCAACACAATGTACTGGGAGAGGCTGTTTCCGAAATTGAGAACAGCTTCAATCAGATTCAACTTCTCAGCGAACAGAATACCAATGCATCGAATGAACTGAATAGGAATGGTTCTTCACTGAAAGAAAAGTCATTGTATATGGTGAAAGAAGCAGAGAATGGTGCAACGGACGTGCGTCATACAGCAAAAGTGATGAATGATCTGGGTGAACATATGGATCTATCGGAAGAAAGTATGTTGCAATTAAGCGAACGTTCTGTAGAAATACAATCGATTGTAGGAGTCATTGAAAATATTGCAGCACAAACTAATTTACTGGCGCTTAACGCATCTATTGAAGCGGCTCGTGCAGGTGAATATGGCAAAGGGTTTTCGGTTGTTGCGCAAGAAGTCCGAAAGTTAGCAGAAAGTACTTCAAGTAGCACAAAGGATATCCAAGCATTAACCAATGCATTAAAAGAAGAGATCTTGCACGCGATAGAGGCAACAAAGAAAAGCTCGAAGTTGATCGAGGAAGGGGTGGCGGTTAGTTTGCAGACGGCATCTAAGATCGACCATATTTTGAAAACAGTGCAAGACAGCCAATTGGAAATTACCTCCATGGAACAGATGATTGCTGAGCAAAATGAATTGTCTGCACAAATGCAAAATGAATTGAAGAAAGCAAACGTTCTGTTTTCTTCCGCTCATGAATTAATTTTAGAACATATAGAAGATGCGAAGGAAGTCGACAAGCGTCTTGAAAATGGTATTAAGCAACTGTTGGTACGTTAA
- a CDS encoding aldo/keto reductase translates to MSTIFEHMISLSNGVQMPQFGLGTYKMTEPEQTVKVVEKAVSLGYRAIDTASIYGNEKEVGEAIRNSGVAREDLFVTSKVWNDEQGYDETLRAFERSLTALDMNYMDLYLTHWPVSGSYVDTYRAIERLYDEKLIRATGVSNHHESHLKELSAVANIRPMVNQVEIHPLLTQEPLRQFCEEHQIAVTSWSPLARGKLLGEPTLVAIANAHNKTVMQIIIRWHIQHHLIVIPKSSTLARVKENSEVADFYLTDDEMAIIDAMNRDERTGTNPDTY, encoded by the coding sequence ATGTCAACAATTTTTGAACATATGATTTCATTAAGCAACGGTGTACAAATGCCGCAGTTTGGCTTAGGAACATATAAAATGACAGAACCGGAGCAAACAGTCAAAGTTGTAGAGAAAGCGGTTTCATTAGGATATCGTGCGATTGATACAGCTTCTATTTATGGAAATGAAAAAGAAGTAGGAGAGGCGATACGAAATTCCGGTGTAGCTCGGGAAGATTTATTCGTCACGTCAAAAGTATGGAATGATGAGCAAGGATATGATGAAACACTGCGCGCATTTGAACGCTCATTAACTGCATTAGATATGAATTATATGGATTTATATTTAACGCATTGGCCGGTTAGTGGCAGTTACGTCGATACATACCGTGCGATTGAAAGATTATATGATGAAAAATTAATTCGTGCGACAGGCGTTTCCAATCATCACGAATCTCATTTGAAGGAGTTATCTGCGGTAGCGAATATTCGCCCAATGGTCAATCAAGTGGAAATCCATCCCTTGTTAACACAGGAACCTTTACGCCAGTTTTGCGAAGAGCATCAAATTGCTGTGACATCATGGAGTCCGTTGGCTAGAGGGAAATTATTAGGAGAACCTACGTTAGTGGCAATTGCGAATGCGCATAACAAAACTGTAATGCAGATCATCATACGATGGCATATTCAACATCATTTAATTGTGATACCTAAATCTTCTACTCTTGCACGAGTGAAAGAAAATAGTGAAGTTGCGGATTTTTATCTGACTGATGATGAAATGGCTATAATCGATGCGATGAACCGTGATGAACGTACGGGTACAAATCCAGATACGTATTAA
- a CDS encoding NCS2 family permease yields the protein MFQLRKNQTNVRTELLAGMTTFLTMVYIVIVNPIILSDAGVPFDQVFLATIIATVIGTVWMALFANYPIAIAPGMGLNAYFASVVIGSDGQLDYLTAFSAVFIAGLLFVLLSMTSFREKLIEQIPENLKHGITAGIGLFIAFLGLRLSGLVAPHETNIVQLGELTSPSVLLTLFGLLVTVILMNLNIYGAIFIGMISTGVVAFFTKQLTFDGFMKMPHLPEGILVWNPIQAMGDVISHGLYGVVFAFLLVTLFDTTGTMIGVAKQAGLMKGKSLPRARHALLADSLAASVGAMVGTSPTSAYVESSAGVAVGGRTGLTTLTVAGLFIMAAFFSPVVSALSGVAAITAPALIIVGSLMIGAVKHINWDSFDEAFPAFLVILTMPLTSSIATGIALGFITYPLLKVTKGQGKQVPILLYIFAVLFAYQLLFLPH from the coding sequence TTGTTTCAACTTAGAAAGAATCAAACGAATGTAAGAACTGAATTGCTTGCCGGTATGACTACATTTCTTACTATGGTCTATATCGTTATTGTTAATCCTATTATTTTATCAGACGCCGGTGTACCTTTCGATCAAGTCTTTCTGGCAACAATTATAGCTACTGTCATTGGTACTGTGTGGATGGCTCTGTTTGCAAATTATCCAATCGCCATTGCTCCCGGTATGGGATTGAATGCTTATTTTGCATCAGTCGTTATCGGTTCAGATGGTCAATTAGATTATCTAACTGCTTTTTCGGCCGTCTTTATTGCGGGTCTACTATTCGTTTTATTGTCCATGACTTCGTTCCGTGAAAAGTTGATTGAGCAAATTCCTGAAAACTTAAAACACGGAATTACAGCAGGGATTGGATTATTCATCGCATTTCTCGGTTTGCGGTTATCGGGTTTAGTAGCACCGCATGAGACGAATATCGTTCAGTTAGGTGAACTCACTTCTCCTTCTGTATTATTAACATTATTCGGTTTACTCGTCACTGTTATACTAATGAATTTAAACATTTACGGCGCTATTTTCATCGGCATGATTTCTACAGGTGTCGTCGCTTTTTTCACAAAACAATTAACATTCGATGGGTTTATGAAGATGCCCCACTTGCCTGAAGGTATACTCGTTTGGAATCCTATTCAAGCAATGGGCGATGTAATCTCACACGGATTATACGGTGTAGTGTTCGCATTTCTCCTCGTCACATTATTTGATACGACAGGCACTATGATTGGAGTAGCGAAACAAGCGGGTCTGATGAAAGGCAAATCATTGCCGCGGGCACGCCATGCGCTTCTAGCTGATTCACTCGCCGCCTCAGTCGGTGCAATGGTCGGAACAAGCCCGACATCTGCTTATGTCGAATCGTCTGCTGGTGTCGCTGTAGGAGGTCGTACAGGACTAACTACTTTAACTGTTGCTGGATTATTTATTATGGCAGCATTTTTCAGCCCAGTCGTTAGCGCGTTATCGGGAGTAGCTGCTATTACAGCTCCCGCCCTAATCATTGTAGGGAGTCTAATGATTGGTGCAGTAAAACATATAAATTGGGATTCTTTTGACGAAGCGTTCCCTGCATTTCTAGTTATTTTGACTATGCCGCTCACTTCTAGTATTGCGACGGGTATTGCGCTTGGCTTCATCACGTACCCTTTATTAAAAGTAACGAAAGGCCAAGGAAAGCAAGTCCCGATCCTGCTTTACATCTTTGCGGTATTATTTGCCTATCAATTATTATTCTTGCCTCATTAA
- the trmL gene encoding tRNA (uridine(34)/cytosine(34)/5-carboxymethylaminomethyluridine(34)-2'-O)-methyltransferase TrmL, whose amino-acid sequence MTIHVALFEPQIPANTGNIARTCAGTDTALHLIRPLGFSTDDKMLKRAGLDYWEHVQITYHDGIQEFLNCYPEGEFYFITKFGNTSYDSFDYSDTERDIFFVFGKETTGLPREITTKYKENCLRIPMNDEHIRSLNLSNTAAILIYEALRQQGFAHLT is encoded by the coding sequence ATGACTATACATGTAGCTTTATTTGAACCACAAATACCAGCAAATACAGGAAATATCGCACGTACATGTGCCGGCACTGATACAGCGCTTCATCTGATACGTCCATTAGGATTTTCAACGGATGATAAGATGTTAAAGCGAGCTGGACTCGATTATTGGGAACATGTCCAAATTACGTATCACGACGGTATTCAAGAGTTTTTAAACTGTTATCCAGAAGGTGAGTTTTACTTCATTACGAAGTTTGGCAACACTAGCTATGATTCATTCGATTATTCGGATACGGAGAGAGACATATTCTTTGTGTTTGGCAAAGAAACGACTGGTTTACCGAGAGAAATTACTACAAAATACAAAGAAAATTGTCTGCGGATTCCGATGAATGATGAACACATTCGATCCCTTAACTTATCTAATACTGCAGCAATACTCATCTATGAAGCATTACGACAACAAGGCTTTGCGCATTTAACATAA
- the queG gene encoding tRNA epoxyqueuosine(34) reductase QueG: MNVAQLQEEVRAFATSIGIDKIGFTTAAPFIKLKDRLKRQQQLNYQSGFEESDIEKRTEPLLLLDQAESIISIAVAYPSKMTESPRGKRGERRGVFCRASWGEDYHTVLRDKLAQLELFIVTKVPHARLRSMVDTGELVDRAVAERAGIGWSAKNCSIITPEFGSYVYLGEMITNLPFEPNEPMEDQCLDCTLCLDVCPTGALVQPGQLNAQRCIAFLTQTKQSIPEEFRHKIGNRVYGCDTCQTVCPKNKGVNSTHQLDFTPDPERVKPLLLSLLSLSNRQFKEQFGHMSGSWRGKNPIQRNALIALAHFKEESAISDITKVLTEDPRPVMRGTAAWALGQIGTSEAIEGLQLGSIVNQEEAVTIEIERALMHCTK, translated from the coding sequence GTGAATGTCGCTCAGCTACAAGAAGAAGTTCGAGCATTTGCTACGTCCATTGGTATCGACAAAATAGGTTTTACGACAGCTGCCCCGTTTATCAAACTAAAAGATCGGTTGAAACGTCAACAGCAATTGAATTATCAATCTGGTTTTGAAGAGTCTGACATAGAGAAGCGAACCGAGCCGTTATTATTGCTGGACCAGGCAGAAAGCATCATCTCGATTGCAGTGGCCTATCCATCTAAAATGACAGAGAGTCCGCGTGGAAAAAGAGGGGAACGGCGCGGGGTGTTTTGCAGAGCTTCTTGGGGTGAAGATTATCATACGGTATTGCGTGATAAGCTTGCACAACTAGAACTATTCATAGTAACTAAAGTTCCTCATGCCCGTCTGCGTTCGATGGTAGACACAGGGGAGCTTGTAGATCGTGCAGTTGCTGAACGTGCAGGGATTGGATGGTCGGCAAAAAATTGCTCGATCATTACACCCGAGTTTGGATCGTACGTCTATTTAGGTGAGATGATTACTAACTTGCCGTTTGAGCCGAATGAGCCGATGGAAGATCAATGTTTGGATTGTACATTATGTTTAGATGTTTGTCCGACAGGTGCGTTAGTGCAACCGGGTCAGTTAAATGCCCAACGTTGTATTGCGTTTTTAACACAGACGAAGCAATCAATTCCAGAAGAGTTCCGGCATAAAATCGGTAATCGAGTATACGGTTGTGACACTTGTCAAACGGTATGCCCGAAAAATAAAGGAGTGAATTCAACTCATCAGTTGGATTTTACACCTGATCCTGAACGGGTTAAGCCACTATTGCTGTCATTGCTGTCATTATCGAATCGCCAGTTTAAAGAACAATTCGGACATATGTCAGGATCGTGGCGTGGAAAAAATCCAATTCAACGTAATGCGCTTATTGCTTTAGCACACTTTAAAGAAGAGTCGGCGATTTCAGACATAACAAAAGTTTTGACAGAAGATCCCCGTCCGGTGATGAGAGGTACTGCTGCTTGGGCACTCGGACAGATTGGAACTTCTGAAGCGATAGAAGGGCTGCAATTAGGCTCTATAGTGAACCAAGAGGAAGCGGTAACTATAGAGATAGAACGCGCGTTAATGCATTGTACTAAATGA
- a CDS encoding B3/4 domain-containing protein produces MQITVDPSIFEKIHDFKLGILHYTKTTVSASPQMLKGRLRLFQEQLYFELLDKELTQFQGIVEWQSTVKTLGADPLTSPSTLETRMQEIKQKNYVSSFHSAEDLNTFFSLQYELPAVTYDVDKIVGDIRLTVGSAEEGYMGLNNEFNTFPNLLLLSDDYSPFGSPHMDSMRTAVTEETEHVLQLLFIHPSLSIDAAAELTESCGKMFTSINGGDYQSTVLSTQQTSCVIEKEVQ; encoded by the coding sequence ATGCAAATTACTGTCGATCCTTCTATCTTCGAAAAAATTCATGATTTTAAATTAGGTATACTTCATTATACCAAAACTACAGTATCCGCATCACCTCAGATGCTGAAAGGTCGACTTCGATTATTTCAAGAACAACTATATTTCGAACTATTGGACAAAGAGCTCACACAGTTCCAGGGGATTGTTGAATGGCAGTCTACCGTTAAAACTCTTGGTGCGGATCCGTTAACTTCTCCTTCTACTTTAGAGACGAGAATGCAAGAAATCAAGCAAAAAAACTATGTATCCTCTTTTCATAGCGCCGAGGATCTAAACACTTTTTTTTCATTACAATACGAGCTTCCAGCAGTAACTTATGATGTAGATAAAATTGTAGGAGATATACGACTTACAGTAGGATCTGCAGAAGAGGGCTATATGGGCTTGAACAATGAATTCAACACATTCCCTAACCTCTTACTGCTTTCCGATGACTACAGCCCTTTTGGGAGTCCTCACATGGATTCAATGCGTACAGCCGTGACAGAAGAGACAGAACATGTTCTTCAACTTCTTTTTATTCATCCATCATTATCTATTGATGCAGCTGCAGAGTTAACAGAGTCTTGCGGTAAAATGTTCACTAGTATCAATGGCGGCGATTATCAATCAACTGTTCTTTCCACACAACAAACATCATGCGTGATAGAAAAAGAGGTGCAATGA